The following are encoded in a window of Carya illinoinensis cultivar Pawnee chromosome 15, C.illinoinensisPawnee_v1, whole genome shotgun sequence genomic DNA:
- the LOC122296726 gene encoding protein FAR1-RELATED SEQUENCE 6-like, whose product MSYPQPSNPDDFNRVEEPCQYPSSGNPYASLQEFPECPEFSENVGCTFDDAADEMYFDIEEDLEGSTVVPDDEVRVDAPRSGMEFESVKELLGYYKKYAKQEGFGVRTQRTKRDDDGRPVYVTVGCARGGKYQPKHKDISKPQPTTKTDCKAKVNATLKQNEKWLVTTVENTHNHITVSSKKTRLLRSHKVLDEYSQRILELNDRASIRMNNNYYSLVVDAGGFENLEFQEKDCRNFIDKSRHLRLGKGGGEALRVYFQRMRQKNDGFVYDIDVDDEGRLRNVFWADARCRASYECFGDVVTFDTTYLTNRYGMPFAPFVGVNHHGQSILLGAGLLSSEDTHTFIWLFRMWLDCMNGRAPKAIITDQDRAMKNAIALVFPGTRHRYCLWHIMRKLPEKLGSHSHFSLGLKSSIQAALYDSHTSMEFEERWGQLLDTYHLRENNWLKSLYEERTFWVPVYLKDVFWAGISTTQRSESMNAFFDGYVHSGTTLKEFVDQFDNALRKKVEVETTADFNSINQTIPCVSPFNFEKQFQKVYTATKFKEFQKELMGLMCCNCTMVSQQGCISTFDILDEIAFDDCTKIVHYTIYYNEEECELKCTCALFEMRGILCRHALRVCQFKRISVLPERYVLDRWRKDEKRRYTLIPSSYDDCRASGDARRYEMVVKRCMKLATKISPSSERVNAFLRYVDDFDSKCDDEDVRRCNNSESTLVGHNSLTDKGKKLLSPHVVRGKGRPPIKRKVPPLEKLATKRKRKTTCRLIFENETTFLNSPASQLDEGVERDAGVGDAGTQNSVLTQGLPLGNEEVLYTLFYLSHFLLNAFWSMTELI is encoded by the exons ATGTCCTACCCTCAACCGAGTAATCCGGATGACTTTAATCGAGTTGAAGAGCCATGCCAA TACCCTTCGTCGGGCAATCCATATGCTTCTTTGCAAGAATTTCCCGAATGCCCAGAGTTCTCAGAAAATGTTGGTTGTACATTTGATGATGCTGCTGATG AAATGTACTTCGACATAGAAGAAGACTTGGAGGGTAGCACCGTTGTCCCGGATGATGAGGTACGGGTTGATGCTCCAAGATCTGGGATGGAATTCGAGAGTGTAAAAGAGCTTTTGGGGTACTATAAGAAATATGCTAAGCAAGAGGGATTCGGTGTAAGGACACAGAGGACGAAGAGAGATGATGATGGTCGGCCTGTGTATGTCACAGTTGGTTGTGCTCGTGGAGGAAAATACCAACCGAAGCACAAGGATATATCTAAGCCACAGCCAACGACTAAGACGGATTGCAAGGCGAAGGTAAATGCCACtttgaaacaaaatgaaaaatggcTTGTCACCACTGTTGAGAATACACACAACCATATCACTGTGAGCTCCAAGAAGACTAGACTCTTAAGATCACACAAGGTTCTAGATGAATATAGTCAAAGAATTCTTGAGCTAAATGACAGAGCCAGTATCcgaatgaataataattattattctctGGTAGTTGATGCGGGGGGGTTTGAAAACCTAGAATTTCAAGAGAAAGATTGTCGGAATTTCATTGATAAGTCTAGACATTTAAGGTTGGGAAAAGGAGGTGGTGAAGCACTCAGGGTTTATTTCCAAAGAATGAGACAGAAGAATGATGGTTTCGTTTATGACATCGACGTTGATGATGAGGGACGGCTAAGAAATGTTTTTTGGGCCGATGCACGTTGTCGAGCATCTTATGAGTGTTTCGGGGACGTTGTGACATTCGACACAACGTACCTAACAAATCGATACGGAATGCCTTTTGCTCCATTTGTCGGTGTTAATCATCATGGCCAATCCATATTACTAGGGGCAGGCTTGTTGTCAAGTGAGGACACACACACCTTCATTTGGTTGTTTAGAATGTGGTTGGACTGCATGAACGGTCGAGCGCCGAAGGCGATCATAACGGACCAAGACCGGGCAATGAAGAATGCAATTGCCCTTGTATTTCCGGGAACCCGCCATAGATATTGTCTATGGCATATAATGCGCAAACTTCCCGAGAAGTTAGGGTCTCACTCCCATTTCAGCTTAGGGTTGAAATCCTCCATTCAGGCTGCTTTGTATGATTCACATACCTCCATGGAATTTGAGGAGAGGTGGGGTCAACTACTTGATACGTATCATTTAAGAGAGAATAATTGGCTCAAGTCCTTATACGAGGAAAGGACCTTTTGGGTTCCAGTTTATTTGAAAGACGTATTTTGGGCTGGTATAAGCACGACCCAACGTTCAGAaagcatgaatgcttttttcGACGGGTATGTCCATTCTGGAACGACGTTGAAGGAATTTGTCGACCAATTCGATAATGCTCTCAGGAAAAAGGTAGAGGTGGAGACCACGGCTGATTTCAACTCTATTAACCAAACGATCCCTTGTGTGTCCCCTTTCAACTTTGAGAAGCAGTTTCAGAAAGTATACACGGCAACAAAGTTTAAAGAGTTCCAAAAAGAGTTGATGGGCTTAATGTGTTGTAATTGCACAATGGTCTCCCAGCAGGGGTGCATTTCAACCTTCGATATTTTGGATGAAATAGCTTTTGATGACTGCACAAAAATAGTCCACTACACAATTTATTATAATGAAGAGGAGTGCGAATTGAAATGCACATGTGCTCTATTTGAGATGAGGGGAATTCTATGTAGGCATGCACTTAGAGTTTGTCAGTTTAAGAGGATTAGTGTGTTGCCAGAAAGATATGTCTTGGATCGATGGAGAAAGGACGAGAAACGGAGATATACATTGATCCCAAGTAGTTATGATGACTGTCGGGCTAGTGGAGATGCACGGAGGTATGAGATGGTGGTTAAACGATGCATGAAACTAGCAACAAAAATATCCCCAAGTTCTGAGCGTGTGAATGCTTTCCTACGGTACGTCGATGACTTTGATTCGAAAtgtgatgatgaagatgtacGTCGATGCAACAATTCTGAATCAACCTTGGTCGGCCACAACAGTTTAACGGATAAGGGAAAGAAGCTATTAAGCCCCCATGTGGTCCGAGGGAAAGGGAGACCCCCAATTAAGAGAAAGGTTCCGCCATTGGAGAAGTtggcaacaaagagaaaaaggaaaacg ACTTGCAGGCTGATATTTGAGAATGAAACAACATTCTTGAACAGCCCGGCATCTCAGCTAGATGAGGGAGTTGAACGTGATGCGGGAGTTGGTGATGCTGGAACACAAAACAGTGTTCTCACACAAGGGCTGCCATTGGGGAATGAAGAGGTGTTATACACATTGTTCTACCTCTCACACTTTCTGTTAAATGCATTTTGGTCGATGACTGAGTTAAtctag